A window of Castanea sativa cultivar Marrone di Chiusa Pesio chromosome 1, ASM4071231v1 contains these coding sequences:
- the LOC142622840 gene encoding uncharacterized protein LOC142622840 yields MRSCVTTSFLLHIAILFLLFSACSSSYSDLEVLLKLKSAMKGPKGADLKDWEVSSSPVAHCSFPGVSCDDDLRVVSLNVTDIKLFGFLPPEIGLLDKLVNLTLAGTNLTGSLPLEMGNLTSLKFLNISNNVFIGKFPGEITLRMANLEVLDIYNNNFSGPLPTEIVNLKNLKHLCLGGNYFSGSIPGSYSEIQSLEFLGLNGNSLTGKIPASLGRLKNLQKMFVGYYNAFEGGIPDELGSLTSLQRLDMSSCSLTGEIPRSLGLLKNLDSLFLQINRLTGFIPPELSNLQNLLSLDLSINQLTGNIPDNFSKLENIKLINLFKNKLQGPIPEFIGELPNLEVFQIWENNFTLQLPENLGRNGKLKDLDVTSNHLTGLIPRDLCKGGMLKTLILIQNFFVGPIPEELGECKSLVKVRIMKNQLNGTIPEGLFNLPLAEVVELNDNNLSGDLPSDFSGESLGILSLSGNKITGKIPKGIQNLNSLQTLSLEMNSFSGEIPKELFKLKMLAKFNVSDNNISGEIPGSISECTSLTTVDFSGNSLFGEIPKEITKLNVLSVLNCSRNQLTGQIPEEIRNMTTLTTLDLSYNNLEGRIPTGDQFSVFNESSFAGNPNLCLPHHVSCPSLINSGHGSGRSTNPGTWKIIVSVIALVTALLLGVVTGYMIHKRKVHNSRAWKLTAFQKLDFKAVDVLECLKEENIIGKGGSGIVYRGSMPFGLDVAIKRLVGRGSGHSDHGFTAEIQTLGRIRHRFIVKLLGYVSNKDTNLLLYEYMPNGSLGEMLHGSKGGHLQWDMRYKIAVEAATGLCYLHHDCSPMIIHRDVKSNNILLDSDFEAHVADFGLAKFLQDAGASECMSSIAGSYGYIAPEYAYTLKVDKKSDVYSFGVVLLELIAGRKPVGEFGDGVDIVRWVRKTASELSQPSDAASVLAVVDPRLSGYPLTGVIHLFKIAMLCVEDESSARPTMREVLHMLTNPPQSAPSLVNL; encoded by the exons atgaGGAGCTGTGTCACTACTAGCTTCCTACTTCACATTGCTATacttttccttctcttctcagcatgttcttcttcgtaCAGTGATCTTGAAGTGCTGTTGAAGCTTAAGTCCGCCATGAAAGGACCCAAAGGTGCAGACTTGAAAGACTGGGAGGTCTCTTCTTCTCCAGTAGCGCATTGCTCTTTCCCCGGGGTTTCATGTGACGACGATTTACGAGTTGTTTCTCTTAACGTGACTGATATAAAACTCTTCGGTTTTCTTCCACCGGAGATTGGCTTACTGGACAAGCTAGTGAACCTAACACTCGCCGGCACCAATCTCACCGGAAGTCTTCCATTAGAAATGGGGAACCTCACGTCACTCAAGTTCTTGAACATCTCCAACAACGTCTTCATCGGAAAATTCCCCGGTGAAATCACTCTCAGAATGGCAAACCTCGAAGTTCTTGACATTTACAACAACAATTTCTCTGGCCCACTTCCTACAGAGATTGTGAACTTGAAAAACCTCAAGCATCTTTGTCTCGGTGGGAACTACTTTTCAGGGTCAATCCCAGGCTCCTACTCCGAGATTCAAAGCCTCGAGTTCTTGGGCTTGAATGGTAACTCACTCACAGGCAAGATTCCGGCGAGTTTGGGTCGGTTAAAGAATCTCCAAAAAATGTTCGTTGGGTACTACAACGCTTTCGAAGGTGGTATTCCAGACGAGTTGGGTTCACTCACTTCACTTCAACGCTTAGACATGTCTAGCTGTAGCCTTACTGGTGAAATTCCTCGGAGTTTAGGCCTTTTGAAGAACTTGGACTCATTGTTTCTCCAAATAAACCGTCTCACAGGTTTTATACCTCCTGAACTATCTAACTTACAAAACTTGCTTTCTTTGGATCTCTCAATCAACCAACTTACTGGTAATATACCAGATAATTTTTCAAAGCTTGAGAATATTAAGCTAATCAATCTGTTTAAGAACAAGCTACAAGGTCCAATCCCGGAATTTATTGGCGAGTTACCGAATCTCGAAGTGTTTCAGATATGGGAAAACAATTTCACGTTGCAGCTACCTGAGAATCTGGGGAGAAATGGAAAGTTGAAAGACCTCGACGTGACGTCCAACCACCTCACCGGTTTGATTCCTcgagatttgtgcaaaggagggATGTTGAAGACGTTGATTCTCATTCAGAATTTCTTTGTCGGTCCGATCCCTGAGGAACTCGGAGAGTGTAAATCGCTTGTCAAAGTCAGAATCATGAAGAACCAACTCAACGGTACGATTCCGGAGGGTCTTTTCAACTTGCCATTAGCGGAGGTGGTGGAGCTCAACGATAATAACTTATCCGGTGATCTTCCGTCGGATTTTTCAGGTGAAAGTCTCGGGATTCTCTCACTTTCCGGTAATAAAATTACCGGGAAAATTCCCAAGGGAATTCAAAATCTCAACAGTTTGCAGACTTTGTCCCTGGAAATGAACTCGTTTTCCGGTGAGATTCCGAAGGAACTGTTCAAGCTAAAGATGCTCGCGAAGTTCAATGTAAGCGATAACAACATCAGCGGCGAAATTCCGGGTTCGATCTCTGAGTGTACTTCTTTAACTACGGTCGATTTTAGTGGAAACAGTCTGTTTGGGGAAATTCCTAAAGAAATTACCAAACTGAATGTTCTCAGTGTTCTCAATTGCTCGAGAAATCAACTTACCGGTCAAATTCCCGAAGAAATTCGAAACATGACGACCCTCACAACGCTCGATCTTTCTTACAACAATTTGGAGGGCAGAATTCCCACTGGAGaccaattttctgttttcaatGAAAGTTCCTTCGCTGGAAACCCCAATCTCTGCTTGCCACATCATGTCTCGTGCCCGTCCTTGATAAATTCGGGTCACGGTTCGGGTCGGAGTACCAACCCGGGCACTTGGAAGATAATTGTAAGCGTGATTGCACTCGTAACGGCTCTCTTACTGGGTGTGGTTACGGGTTACATGATCCACAAGAGGAAAGTCCACAACTCTCGAGCCTGGAAACTCACCGCGTTTCAAAAGCTCGATTTCAAAGCTGTGGATGTTCTAGAGTGTTTGAAAGAAGAGAACATCATTGGCAAAGGTGGGTCCGGGATTGTGTACCGTGGGTCCATGCCGTTCGGCCTTGACGTAGCGATCAAACGTTTGGTGGGTCGAGGGAGTGGACACAGCGACCACGGTTTCACGGCTGAGATTCAAACGTTGGGTCGAATTCGACACCGGTTTATAGTGAAGCTGTTGGGTTACGTGTCGAACAAGGACACGAACTTGTTGTTGTATGAGTACATGCCGAACGGGAGTTTGGGGGAAATGTTGCATGGATCGAAAGGTGGGCATTTGCAATGGGATATGAGGTACAAAATAGCCGTGGAGGCTGCTACGGGGTTGTGTTATCTTCACCATGATTGTTCGCCTATGATTATTCATAGGGATGTGAAGTCTAACAATATATTGCTGGACTCAGACTTTGAGGCTCATGTTGCTGACTTTGGGCTCGCCAAGTTTCTTCAGGATGCCGGGGCCTCGGAGTGCATGTCCTCCATTGCTGGATCGTATGGTTACATTGCCCCAG AGTACGCTTACACGCTGAAAGTGGACAAGAAAAGCGATGTGTACAGTTTTGGAGTTGTGTTACTGGAACTGATAGCAGGGAGGAAACCAGTGGGGGAGTTTGGTGATGGGGTAGACATTGTGAGATGGGTTAGGAAAACAGCATCAGAACTGTCTCAGCCATCTGATGCAGCTTCAGTTCTTGCAGTTGTGGACCCTAGGCTCAGTGGGTACCCTCTCACAGGTGTGATACATTTGTTCAAGATAGCTATGCTGTGTGTTGAAGATGAAAGCTCTGCTAGACCCACCATGAGAGAAGTTCTGCACATGCTCACAAATCCTCCTCAGTCTGCTCCAAGCCTTGTGAACCTTTAG